ACTTAATTGATACTCTACTTTTGGCGGCACAACGGGATAGACGTAGCGCGTAATGATTTTATCTTCTTCCAATTCACGTAATTGTCTAATCAACATACGTTGATTGGCATCAGGAAGTTTTTTCTGCATCTCACTTAATCTTAATGGTGACTCGTGTAGTAAGCACCAGATAATTGCGATTTTCCAACGTCCTCCTATGACAGACAAAGCTAAATCCTTGCTTGTGAAGTACTGTTTATCTTTATACTGAATAATCATATTTCCTCACTTCTTTCCATATTATTCATGGCCATAGTGACAAAAGAGTCAGTATTGCATGGTGAATTATAATATGTAATGATAGAAATGTAAACACAATAAAGCAAAAGAAAGAAGGGCTTCATTTGAAAAGTAGAGCAGCTGTAGCATTCAAACCTGGAGAACCACTTAAAATTGTAGAAATTGATGTAGAAGAGCCAAAAGCTCATGAGGTATTAGTCAAAATTCTTTACACTTCTGTCTGTCACACAGACGCATATACATTATCGGGTGATGACGCAGAAGGAGTATTTCCTGCCGTTTTAGGTCATGAAGGTGCTGGCGTCGTAGTTTCAGTAGGTGAAGGAGTCACTTCTGTTAAGCCTGGTGATCACGTAATTCCACTTTATACACCTGAATGTGGGAAATGTAAATTCTGTCTATCCGGTAAAACTAACCTATGTGGCGCAATTCGCGAAACACAAGGTAAAGGATTAATGCCTGACGGTACTACTCGCTTCTCATACAATGGCGAACCCATCTACCACTACATGGGAACTAGTACATTCAGTGAATATACTGTCGTGTCTGAGATTTCCCTAGTTAAAGTAGAAGACCAAAACGTACCACTTGATAAAGTTTGTCTATTCGGATGTGGCGTCACTACGGGTATTGGAGCTGTTCATAAGACGGCGAAAGTAGAAGAAGGTGCTGTCACGGCAGTCTTCGGTCTAGGAGCTATTGGTTTAGCCGTTATTCAAGGACTAAAGCAAGCAAAAGCGGGCCGTATCATCGCTATTGATCTCAATGAAGATAAATTTGAACTGGCGAAGAAGATGGGCGCAACAGATGTCATCAACCCTTCTACATTCGATAAGCCAATTCAAGAAGTCATCGTAGACATGACGGATGGCGGAGTAGACTACAGTTTTGAATGTATTGGTAATGTCGAAGTCATGAAAGCTGCTCTTGAATGCTGCCATAAAGGTTGGGGCGAGAGTGTCATCATTGGCGTTGCGGCTGCTGGTAAAGAGATTCATACCCGTCCATTCCAACTAGTTACAGGTCGCGTATGGCGCGGTTCTGCGTTTGGCGGAGTGAAAGGTAGAACAGAATTACCTGGGATGATTGATGATTACATGGATGGTGAAATTGATTTAGATTCATTCATTACACACCAACTAAACTTCACAGATATCAACGAAGCATTTGATTTACTGCATAAAGGTGAATCAATTCGTACAATACTAACATATGGAGAGTGAGATCATGAATGTAGAACGCATTGAGCAAAGACGATCTTTTGGTGGGGAACAAAACAAGTATAACCATTATTCAGAAGTCCTCAAATGTGATATGACATTTAGTATCTTCTTACCGTCAAATAAAGAACAAAAAGAAATACCGCTTATTTGGTTTTTATCGGGATTAACCTGTACGGATGATAACTTCAGTCAAAAGAGCGGCTTTCAAAGAGTAGCTGAAAAACATCAAGCGGCAGTGATTATTCCCGATACATCACCACGCGGAGAAGATGTAGCGAACGATGAGGCATTTGATCTTGGACAAGGTGCGAGCTTTTATCTAAACGCAACCGAAGAACCATGGGCAACGCATTATCAAATGTATTCGTATATTACGCAGGAGCTTAGTGAAATTGCGGCTTCTCTAGTACCTAATTTCTCAGGTAACGAAAGTATCATGGGGCACTCTATGGGTGGTTATGGTGCATTGATGATCGGAATGAAGAATGCAAATCGTTTCAAAGCGATTTCCGCGTTCTCACCGATTTCAAGTCCGAGTGATGTTCCTTGGGGAATCAAAGCATTTACGACGTACTTAGGTGAAGACAAAGCAGCATGGAAAGAGTGGGATACTGCTGAGCTAGTGAAGAAAGCAGGTATTCCACCCATCCTCATTACGCAAGGCACTGCAGATGGCTTTTATCCCGAGCAGTTGAATGAGAAGCCATTCCTTGAGAATGCAAAGCAGCATAATCAAGCAGTGGAATATAACAAAGTAGACGGCTATGACCATA
This window of the Sporosarcina ureae genome carries:
- a CDS encoding S-(hydroxymethyl)glutathione dehydrogenase/class III alcohol dehydrogenase, which codes for MKSRAAVAFKPGEPLKIVEIDVEEPKAHEVLVKILYTSVCHTDAYTLSGDDAEGVFPAVLGHEGAGVVVSVGEGVTSVKPGDHVIPLYTPECGKCKFCLSGKTNLCGAIRETQGKGLMPDGTTRFSYNGEPIYHYMGTSTFSEYTVVSEISLVKVEDQNVPLDKVCLFGCGVTTGIGAVHKTAKVEEGAVTAVFGLGAIGLAVIQGLKQAKAGRIIAIDLNEDKFELAKKMGATDVINPSTFDKPIQEVIVDMTDGGVDYSFECIGNVEVMKAALECCHKGWGESVIIGVAAAGKEIHTRPFQLVTGRVWRGSAFGGVKGRTELPGMIDDYMDGEIDLDSFITHQLNFTDINEAFDLLHKGESIRTILTYGE
- a CDS encoding winged helix-turn-helix transcriptional regulator is translated as MIIQYKDKQYFTSKDLALSVIGGRWKIAIIWCLLHESPLRLSEMQKKLPDANQRMLIRQLRELEEDKIITRYVYPVVPPKVEYQLSEVGLLLEPVVTSICDFGDQFMQTIENEVDSTSID
- the fghA gene encoding S-formylglutathione hydrolase, producing the protein MNVERIEQRRSFGGEQNKYNHYSEVLKCDMTFSIFLPSNKEQKEIPLIWFLSGLTCTDDNFSQKSGFQRVAEKHQAAVIIPDTSPRGEDVANDEAFDLGQGASFYLNATEEPWATHYQMYSYITQELSEIAASLVPNFSGNESIMGHSMGGYGALMIGMKNANRFKAISAFSPISSPSDVPWGIKAFTTYLGEDKAAWKEWDTAELVKKAGIPPILITQGTADGFYPEQLNEKPFLENAKQHNQAVEYNKVDGYDHSYFFISSFLEEHFDFHVQNLESLK